A window of the Corynebacterium minutissimum genome harbors these coding sequences:
- a CDS encoding DUF3040 domain-containing protein, translated as MALSEQEQQALREIEQSLLANDPDFGASVTGDSSFGGGSGAITLRGVALVVVGLCMMVGGIALAQQSLWFIALSILGFLVMFGAGVWMLRGNSGDSLVSVSTASSSRPQQSKKRHGGMGDRLEDNFRRRFEER; from the coding sequence GTGGCCCTTTCTGAGCAAGAACAGCAAGCACTGCGTGAAATTGAGCAGTCGCTGCTGGCCAATGACCCCGACTTTGGTGCGTCTGTAACTGGTGATTCCTCCTTTGGCGGGGGATCCGGTGCCATTACCCTCCGTGGAGTGGCACTCGTTGTCGTCGGCCTGTGCATGATGGTGGGCGGTATCGCTCTCGCGCAGCAGTCGCTATGGTTTATCGCACTCTCCATTCTCGGCTTCCTTGTGATGTTTGGTGCAGGTGTCTGGATGCTGCGTGGAAACTCTGGAGACTCCTTGGTGTCTGTTTCCACTGCCTCTTCGTCCCGTCCCCAGCAGTCGAAGAAACGACATGGTGGTATGGGCGATCGTTTGGAAGATAACTTCCGCCGTCGTTTTGAGGAGCGTTAA
- a CDS encoding UDP-N-acetylmuramoyl-L-alanyl-D-glutamate--2,6-diaminopimelate ligase yields MTSSISLEHLADIAGGRVIGDASVTVDSCGLNSATLAPGGLFAALPGTRVHGARYAADTPAAAILTDEDGQALLLEVGESRPILVVEDIRAILGLVAAEIYGHPTEKLTVLGVTGTSGKTTTSYLLEAGLLHAGYSVGLIGTTGTRINREPVPTSLTTPEAPTLQELFARMLSEGVTHVVMEVSSHALELGRVRGTRFDVGGFSNLSQDHLDFHPTMEDYFEAKAALFDGPQAAERAVICVDDDWGKRMAKRAAALPLTRVATQGEADITARQLSTEATGAQQVEMTIAASGTTYDFRLPMPGEFNIANAALATGMAAAIGLDPQTFLDGVEKVAVPGRMERIDRGQDFVAVVDYAHKPAAIAAVLDTLRGQLEGTPGRIGIVVGAGGDRDSSKRPLMGAAAAKRADLTVVTDDNPRTEDPATIRAAVIKGAREANPDGDIREADSRAAAIDEVVAWARPGDAVIVVGKGHEVGQLIGKTMHHFDDREELSRALDEVLRHSANQDLAGYRDSDDDSQSKEDA; encoded by the coding sequence GTGACAAGCAGTATCAGCCTCGAGCACCTAGCGGACATTGCCGGCGGCCGCGTGATCGGGGACGCCTCGGTCACCGTTGACTCGTGCGGCCTTAACTCCGCCACGCTGGCACCGGGCGGGCTCTTCGCGGCGCTGCCTGGTACTCGCGTGCATGGTGCGCGTTATGCCGCGGATACCCCGGCGGCAGCCATTCTCACTGATGAGGACGGACAGGCCCTTCTTTTAGAGGTAGGGGAGTCTCGTCCCATCCTCGTGGTGGAGGATATTCGCGCCATCCTCGGTCTCGTAGCCGCGGAGATTTATGGACACCCCACCGAAAAGCTCACCGTTCTCGGCGTAACGGGCACGTCGGGTAAGACCACGACGAGTTACCTCCTCGAGGCCGGTCTCCTTCACGCTGGCTATTCGGTGGGCCTCATCGGAACGACTGGTACCCGCATCAATCGCGAGCCGGTGCCGACGTCCTTGACCACCCCAGAGGCCCCGACCCTTCAAGAGCTGTTCGCCCGCATGCTGTCTGAGGGCGTGACCCACGTGGTCATGGAGGTCTCTTCCCATGCCTTGGAGCTGGGGCGTGTTCGGGGCACGCGCTTCGACGTCGGTGGCTTTAGCAATCTGAGCCAGGACCACTTGGATTTCCATCCCACGATGGAAGACTACTTCGAAGCCAAAGCCGCGCTTTTCGACGGCCCCCAGGCCGCCGAACGCGCCGTCATCTGCGTCGATGATGACTGGGGCAAGCGCATGGCGAAACGTGCGGCAGCACTACCGCTTACACGCGTTGCAACACAGGGCGAGGCTGATATCACGGCACGCCAACTCAGCACCGAGGCCACTGGTGCCCAGCAGGTGGAAATGACGATTGCCGCCAGCGGTACGACCTATGACTTCCGTCTTCCTATGCCAGGTGAATTTAATATCGCTAATGCCGCCCTGGCGACGGGCATGGCCGCAGCCATTGGACTCGACCCGCAGACCTTCCTCGATGGCGTGGAAAAAGTCGCCGTGCCTGGACGCATGGAACGCATTGACCGCGGCCAGGACTTCGTAGCAGTCGTGGACTATGCACACAAACCAGCCGCCATCGCCGCGGTACTCGATACCCTGCGCGGACAGCTGGAGGGAACGCCTGGCCGTATAGGCATCGTCGTCGGTGCTGGCGGTGACCGCGATTCTTCCAAGCGCCCGCTGATGGGAGCCGCGGCCGCGAAACGTGCCGACCTAACCGTTGTAACCGACGACAACCCTCGCACCGAAGACCCCGCCACTATCCGCGCGGCCGTCATTAAAGGCGCCCGTGAAGCGAACCCCGATGGCGATATTCGCGAAGCAGACTCCCGCGCCGCAGCTATCGACGAAGTCGTTGCGTGGGCACGGCCCGGTGACGCCGTCATCGTCGTAGGCAAAGGCCACGAAGTGGGCCAGCTCATTGGTAAGACGATGCACCACTTCGACGACCGCGAAGAATTGTCGCGAGCCCTCGACGAAGTTCTTCGTCACAGCGCGAATCAGGACTTAGCGGGGTACCGTGACAGCGACGATGATTCTCAGTCCAAGGAGGACGCATGA
- the rsmH gene encoding 16S rRNA (cytosine(1402)-N(4))-methyltransferase RsmH has product MAQDETITYDVNDNHGHVPVMRERMAQLLAPAVEAAGENAVIVDGTLGAGGHSEYFLQKFPSVRIIGVDRDGQSLSNASQRLSAFPERFVGVNARFDEVGGAIANGEGEIFAIAREHGIAGALFDLGVSSMQLDQVDRGFAYKTDAPLDMRMDPSQGITAADVLNTYSHGDLARVLKTYGDERFAGKIASAVLKERDKEPFTTSARLVELLYDVIPAATRRTGGHPAKRTFQALRVEVNRELEAIEQVIPVITDALSVGGRAVFMSYQSLEDRIVKQAFKELSTSTTPAGLPMDLPGTAAHYSIVTRGAEKASEEEIAENSRAASVRVRALERVDGTPSFHDPGGTS; this is encoded by the coding sequence GTGGCACAGGATGAGACCATCACCTACGACGTGAACGATAATCACGGTCACGTACCCGTCATGCGTGAGCGCATGGCGCAGTTGCTGGCACCCGCAGTTGAGGCCGCAGGAGAGAATGCCGTCATCGTGGATGGCACTCTGGGGGCGGGTGGTCACAGCGAGTACTTCCTCCAAAAGTTCCCTTCCGTGCGCATCATTGGCGTGGATAGGGATGGGCAATCATTAAGTAATGCTTCGCAGCGTCTCTCTGCCTTCCCAGAGCGCTTCGTTGGAGTTAATGCCCGTTTCGATGAGGTTGGTGGCGCCATTGCAAACGGTGAGGGTGAAATCTTTGCCATCGCCCGGGAACATGGCATTGCCGGGGCGCTGTTTGATCTTGGCGTGTCCTCCATGCAGCTCGACCAGGTTGACCGTGGCTTTGCGTACAAAACGGATGCGCCGCTGGATATGCGCATGGACCCGAGCCAGGGGATAACGGCTGCAGATGTACTCAATACCTACAGCCACGGGGACCTCGCTCGCGTGCTGAAAACTTATGGCGATGAGCGCTTTGCTGGCAAGATTGCCTCCGCAGTGCTCAAAGAACGGGATAAGGAACCGTTTACCACGTCTGCCCGTCTCGTCGAGTTACTGTATGACGTTATTCCGGCAGCCACTCGCCGCACCGGCGGCCACCCGGCAAAACGTACTTTTCAGGCGCTGCGCGTGGAGGTTAACCGGGAACTTGAGGCCATCGAGCAGGTTATTCCCGTCATTACGGATGCGCTTTCCGTCGGCGGGCGTGCGGTGTTCATGAGCTACCAGTCCCTCGAGGACCGCATTGTGAAGCAGGCCTTCAAAGAGCTCAGCACTTCCACCACTCCGGCAGGTTTGCCGATGGATCTTCCTGGAACTGCCGCCCACTATTCCATTGTGACGCGTGGTGCGGAAAAGGCTAGCGAGGAAGAGATTGCTGAAAACTCGCGGGCCGCGTCAGTACGCGTTCGCGCCTTGGAACGAGTGGATGGAACCCCATCGTTCCATGACCCGGGAGGAACATCATGA
- the mraZ gene encoding division/cell wall cluster transcriptional repressor MraZ produces MFLGTYTPKLDDKGRLTLPAKFREELAGGLMVTKGQDHSLAVYPREEFAARARKAAAVSRTNPDARAFIRNLAASADEQRPDGHGRITLSAGHREYANLTKECVVVGSVDFLEIWDAAAWAEYQAQTEDAYSAADADDVLAGLL; encoded by the coding sequence ATGTTTCTCGGTACCTACACTCCCAAGCTCGACGACAAAGGGCGGCTCACGCTTCCGGCGAAGTTTCGTGAAGAACTGGCCGGTGGCCTCATGGTCACCAAGGGGCAGGATCATTCGCTCGCGGTGTATCCGCGGGAGGAGTTCGCGGCACGAGCTAGGAAAGCGGCGGCTGTGTCACGTACCAACCCGGACGCGCGTGCGTTTATCCGTAACTTGGCTGCGAGTGCGGACGAGCAACGTCCTGACGGGCATGGGCGTATCACGTTGTCCGCGGGTCATCGCGAATACGCAAACCTCACCAAGGAATGCGTAGTTGTTGGCTCAGTTGATTTCCTCGAAATCTGGGACGCAGCTGCGTGGGCTGAGTACCAGGCGCAAACTGAAGACGCTTATTCGGCAGCAGATGCCGACGACGTGCTTGCCGGCCTCTTGTAA
- a CDS encoding UDP-N-acetylmuramoyl-tripeptide--D-alanyl-D-alanine ligase, whose translation MIALSLSEIAQITGGRLDHVENPDAQVTGFVEFDSRKVTPGGLFVALPGARVDGHDFAATAIEKGAVAVLAARPVGVPAVIVEPRGRVEGDGANADIYANDEDGSAAAVVHALSALARAVTQRLTQYELNIVGVTGSAGKTSTKDLIATIFRSVGETVAPPGSFNNEIGLPYTALRCDEHTQYLVAEMSARGIGHIRHLTDITAPRIGVVLNVGSAHLGEFGSRDNIAKAKGELIEALPTAAEGGVAVLNADDPFVAAMAPRTNAKVVYYSTETRRGGAPAAQYYATDIVLDDVARPSFTLHSPGAQPVDVKLQVFGSHQVSNALAAAAAAIELGLSAQTVANALSGHRNASEHRMDVRTRRDGVTIIDDSYNANPDSMRAAIAALAYTAAARPDARAIAVLGEMGELGSDAEAAHRQLGEVLAKYHVGHLIAVGESANCRAMTEAAAEQGINTMVCADAAAAAKAVEGILRAAPRGVEDWANRTVKDVVLVKASNAQRLWLVAEELNHS comes from the coding sequence ATGATCGCCTTAAGCCTCAGCGAGATCGCTCAGATCACCGGCGGCCGTCTCGATCACGTTGAGAATCCGGATGCCCAGGTCACCGGCTTCGTCGAATTCGATTCCCGCAAAGTTACCCCGGGTGGCCTTTTCGTCGCGCTGCCGGGTGCGCGCGTCGACGGACACGACTTTGCCGCGACTGCTATCGAGAAAGGCGCGGTTGCTGTCCTAGCAGCACGCCCGGTCGGCGTTCCAGCCGTCATTGTGGAGCCTCGTGGGCGCGTCGAAGGTGATGGGGCCAATGCGGATATCTATGCCAACGATGAGGACGGCTCCGCGGCGGCGGTCGTCCACGCGCTGTCCGCTTTGGCCCGGGCGGTCACCCAGCGTTTGACGCAGTACGAGCTCAACATTGTGGGCGTGACAGGTTCTGCCGGCAAGACCTCGACCAAGGACCTTATCGCCACGATTTTTCGCTCGGTAGGGGAGACCGTGGCACCACCAGGTTCCTTCAATAATGAGATCGGTTTGCCCTACACGGCATTGCGCTGTGATGAGCATACCCAGTACCTTGTCGCCGAGATGTCGGCTCGCGGAATTGGCCACATTCGCCACCTCACCGACATCACCGCCCCGCGCATCGGCGTGGTTCTCAACGTTGGCTCTGCCCATCTGGGAGAGTTCGGCTCTCGAGACAACATCGCGAAAGCCAAAGGCGAGCTTATCGAGGCATTGCCCACCGCAGCCGAGGGCGGCGTCGCCGTTCTCAATGCCGATGACCCCTTCGTTGCCGCTATGGCACCCCGCACAAACGCCAAGGTGGTGTACTACTCCACGGAGACTCGCCGTGGTGGTGCTCCGGCGGCGCAGTACTATGCCACGGACATTGTGCTTGACGACGTCGCCCGCCCTTCCTTCACCCTGCATAGCCCCGGCGCCCAACCAGTGGACGTCAAGCTCCAAGTGTTCGGCTCCCACCAAGTCTCCAATGCGCTAGCGGCAGCGGCCGCGGCGATTGAGCTGGGGCTGTCTGCGCAGACAGTGGCCAATGCGCTGTCTGGGCATCGCAACGCCTCGGAACACCGCATGGACGTGCGTACCCGCCGGGATGGTGTCACCATCATTGATGATTCCTATAACGCCAACCCAGATTCCATGCGTGCTGCCATCGCTGCTCTGGCCTATACGGCCGCCGCGCGCCCAGATGCCCGTGCCATCGCCGTATTGGGTGAGATGGGCGAGCTCGGCAGTGACGCTGAGGCAGCGCACCGCCAACTAGGTGAGGTTCTGGCGAAATACCACGTTGGTCACCTCATCGCAGTGGGAGAAAGCGCGAACTGCCGGGCGATGACGGAGGCTGCGGCCGAGCAGGGTATAAATACAATGGTGTGCGCCGATGCCGCTGCGGCAGCGAAAGCGGTCGAGGGTATCCTGCGCGCGGCCCCGAGAGGGGTCGAAGACTGGGCCAACCGCACTGTCAAGGACGTGGTCTTGGTGAAGGCATCTAATGCCCAGCGGCTCTGGTTGGTCGCGGAAGAGCTGAACCACAGCTAG
- a CDS encoding peptidoglycan D,D-transpeptidase FtsI family protein has product MRRRVHVVASLLLVVMLAWMGRLAWVQIVWGPDLAAKAAAQRTRVYIDTAGRGEILDRDGQRLAYTMRARSLTVSPTRLRDELRQQEKLEAVNTAEYAGLAPDAQESFLDNKVKDRLTEMAEGIPSMLKDAGIDAGDVDSDQIMDKLRADTQYEVLVRNVDPDVAVEISERFHGLAADEQQIRQYPNGSIAENVIGKVSMDGQGQFGFEASGDTTLTGIDGSSTEDVSASGQVIPGTLRDQVPTTDGKNVTLTLDLDLQTYVQQKLEKAKANSKAKSAEAVVLDAATGQVLAMANTDTIDPNKDIEKQLDKDKTFDNLSISHPFEPGSVAKIITAAATIEEGLTDPDEVHQVPGSIDMAGVTVSDAWPHGVEPYTTTGVFGKSSNVGTLMLAERLGQEKYADYLKKFGLGQTSGIELPNESPGLVPALSQWSGGTFANLPIGQGQAWTSLQLASIYQTLANDGERIEPRIIDSITGPDGTKEELEEPEKTQVVSPETARTVVDMFRAVFQSDEQGINNGTAGNAKIEGYQLSGKTGTAQKVDEETGAYSNSKYWITFAGIAPADDPRFVVAVMLDEPESGVNDDGSGGQSAAPVFSDIAAWLLNRDNIPPSPPAPPLTLRAE; this is encoded by the coding sequence ATGCGCCGCCGTGTGCATGTTGTCGCTTCACTGCTGCTTGTCGTCATGTTGGCGTGGATGGGGCGTCTTGCCTGGGTACAAATCGTGTGGGGGCCAGACCTCGCAGCGAAGGCGGCCGCTCAGCGAACCCGCGTCTATATCGACACCGCTGGCCGTGGTGAGATTCTTGACCGCGATGGACAGCGCCTCGCTTACACCATGCGCGCGCGTTCGCTGACAGTATCGCCAACGCGTCTGCGCGATGAATTGCGCCAGCAAGAAAAGCTCGAGGCCGTCAACACCGCTGAGTACGCCGGCCTTGCACCCGATGCCCAGGAGTCTTTCCTCGATAACAAAGTCAAAGACCGCCTCACCGAGATGGCGGAGGGTATCCCGTCGATGCTCAAGGACGCGGGTATCGATGCTGGAGATGTGGACTCCGACCAGATTATGGACAAGCTCCGCGCTGATACGCAGTACGAGGTGCTCGTTCGTAACGTGGACCCAGATGTCGCAGTGGAAATTTCGGAGCGGTTCCACGGTCTTGCTGCCGATGAACAGCAGATTCGCCAGTACCCCAACGGATCGATCGCGGAAAACGTTATCGGCAAGGTGTCCATGGATGGGCAGGGCCAGTTCGGCTTTGAAGCATCGGGAGACACGACATTGACTGGTATTGACGGTAGCTCCACCGAGGATGTCTCCGCCAGTGGTCAGGTTATCCCGGGCACCCTCCGCGACCAGGTGCCGACTACCGACGGCAAGAACGTTACCTTGACCCTGGACCTTGACCTGCAGACCTACGTCCAGCAGAAGCTGGAGAAGGCGAAGGCAAATTCCAAGGCTAAGAGTGCTGAAGCAGTGGTTCTTGATGCCGCCACCGGACAAGTCCTCGCTATGGCGAACACGGACACTATCGATCCGAACAAGGACATTGAGAAGCAGCTGGACAAGGATAAAACCTTCGATAACCTCAGTATTTCCCATCCTTTCGAGCCGGGGTCGGTAGCCAAGATTATTACCGCAGCGGCAACGATTGAAGAAGGTTTGACCGATCCTGATGAGGTCCACCAAGTGCCAGGTTCTATTGATATGGCCGGCGTGACCGTGAGCGATGCGTGGCCACACGGCGTCGAGCCGTATACGACCACGGGTGTCTTTGGTAAGTCGTCGAATGTGGGCACTCTCATGTTGGCCGAGCGCCTGGGACAGGAAAAATACGCCGACTATCTCAAGAAGTTTGGTCTCGGCCAAACCTCGGGCATTGAGCTGCCCAACGAGTCACCTGGCCTCGTTCCTGCGCTGTCGCAGTGGTCCGGCGGTACTTTTGCCAACTTGCCCATCGGCCAGGGACAAGCGTGGACTTCGCTGCAGCTCGCTTCGATTTACCAGACCCTGGCCAATGACGGTGAGCGCATTGAACCGCGCATTATTGATTCCATCACCGGGCCAGATGGAACTAAGGAAGAGCTTGAGGAGCCAGAAAAGACACAAGTGGTGAGCCCCGAAACGGCACGCACCGTGGTGGATATGTTCCGCGCTGTTTTCCAATCCGATGAGCAGGGCATCAATAACGGCACCGCCGGTAACGCAAAGATTGAGGGATACCAGCTGTCCGGTAAAACAGGTACGGCACAGAAGGTAGATGAAGAGACCGGTGCCTACTCCAATTCCAAGTACTGGATCACGTTTGCGGGCATCGCGCCTGCCGACGACCCCCGTTTCGTCGTCGCCGTCATGCTTGACGAGCCAGAGTCCGGCGTGAACGACGATGGTTCTGGCGGCCAGTCGGCTGCACCAGTCTTCAGCGACATCGCCGCATGGCTGCTCAACCGCGACAACATTCCACCGTCACCACCGGCCCCGCCGCTGACATTGCGTGCCGAGTAG